In Babesia bovis T2Bo chromosome 4 map unlocalized Chr4_2, whole genome shotgun sequence, the sequence CGCTACTCATCTGTTAAGACAACCAACAAAGCTGCCTTTTAACAGATGAAGTAGAAATTTTTATTAATGaagtatatacagtgtatTACCACCTTGATACACTTCCTCAGTCCGCCCCTTCCCTTCAGGTGACCCTAATAAGCGATATCAGCTCTCTTCCGTATCTCATGCAAATCACTACCCCAACCCAACTAGTGTGTGAATAATGGTGATTATCCCATGCATAAACGAATTTAAACTGcagtattatatatataatagttaTATTGCTGCAGTATGGATTTGTCTGCAACGATTTTACTAAGGAATCCTGTTTTTTATGGTTAATAGTCTCTATAGCCATTCAGGACACTCGCATGAGCGTTATGCTGCTTAGAAAGTTTGCATTCTATATTATGTATGGTTCAGTTTTTaattaattatatataatgcgTCTATTTCGCTCAAATTGTAAAGAGGGGATGAATGGTAGACCTAATTAGGGGGATCTATGTTACGAGTGTCGCCCTTCTTACCTAAAATAAACCATTGTAGACATAATGTAGTATTTTCTATCATAGATGGATCATTAACTTGGTGTCTCTGTCGTAAAAAGTTTATATTTTCCTTGTAACGTTTTTCATCTTGGGGTATTCATCAGTGTGACGTGGCGTCTACGCAGAAACCCATCCCTGTAATATTCTTCCATCAATATTtagaatatattttgcCATTATTGTACAAATGACTAATGATTGGATatttaatgatataaacGTTTATATGTGATTTGTAATGCGACCGTATTAACTCTAGAGCGTAGGCCATTTTCCAAAGAATCATTGGGGATTAATCATCATTTAACGGTGAACTGTTATATTTCAAAGTTTATCTATAAGTGATACACTAACCCAGTGAGAGAAATGCCAAAAGTAATAAAAACATGCCATTTAACGAATGATATACCACAACcatatgtataataattTATTCTTTTTTAAGAAATATGGGACTGAGTCTTTAGTGTTTTATAACAAAAacaatgcatatatagTGTGTATCGAAAAAAATAGTCAGGTGTGTAACACCACGTCAACGACTACCGGCGTTGACCATAGCATTCCCTATAACTATACAGTTATATTTCATtggtatattatatataatgggTGAGTAGTATCAATATATTGCGGTATGTAAACATCCATAGGATCCTTGGCTATTATAGGTCCTGTTCTTTATATGGAAAGATGAAATTACTATTCATTTTTTTATTTTCGCAAATTCCCCGTGCTTATACTGATAATTCGTTTAAAAGATATCGCAACAACAAGGCAATACAAAATGGTCGATTCACCCAGGCAACACTAAAGGTAAGATATGCTTACAATTGCAGTttctatataaatatatatttggtaTTATTGCTAAAGCAACCGTAATATATCCGATTggtatataactatatattgcaCAGAGTGGAAACGACGACGAAAAGGGTGTAATGTCCCTGCTTTTTCACGGACCAATCGCGCCGCGACATATTAACCTGGGTCTGGAAGACTCAAATAAGGTATGTTTGGAGCTGATTGCAACTGTATACGTCGGTTGTGTTTGTTAATGTAAACACAAAACAAATAATTCATGCATATCATCTATGCTCAGGGTGTCGCCGGCGAAATTGAACTTGGAGAAGGTAAGTCATCATTATAgtaatgttatattatttaGACGAAACACATCTAGAGAATACACTAAATAGAATAGAAGAAAATGAGCAAAATCAACTAGACGCTGTGCAAGAATCCTTGTACCTTCAAAATGAACAACTTGAACAAATACACAACTTTCTAACCTCTTAAATTTTGTGAATAAATGGAATTTTATGTAATAAATATTCCTGTCTTTTGATATATGATGCAAAACAGTACACATACAGTCTCTATTCCATGTCATAGTATGTAGTGGCGAAAACTGTTGTTGAGTtctatatttgatatatgaTTGTCATTATCAAATAAATTATATTGTTTGTGAAATGGTTATGTGGGTCATAACTATGGGTTAATAGCTACTACAATCTCCGTGCTGTGTTGAAGATGGGTCAGGAAACTATCGCTCAAAGGGAGGACTCCACCCTTATTAAGGAATTGCGTAAGCGTAATGAAAACACAGCTAAAAACTACTTGAAAAAGCTGGTGAGCATGTCTTGTTTGTGTCATCATATGATGTGTAGAAAAGAAAGAAGCGTACGTCACAAGAACAACAATCTGATGTAAAAGCGCATGGTACATTATTAAAAGAGAAGTTGCGTGAGCACTTTTTGGAATTCGAAAAACGTCAGCAAGATGCAGCGGATATTGACGTAGAATACGTAACACCAGAGAGTTTGGATCCCGAATTTCAGGAAGTCTTCCAACGTTTTGCTCAGCTAGAACGTATATCTTTAGACTTAGAACCACTGCCGGAAGAACATGTTGAGGATAAGGATGATGGTTTTGATTCATCGGATGAAGAGGAGGAAGATGAATCACGTAGGACAATGAGCAAGAAAAAAAAACTGAAATTGATGAACAGGCCAACACTTGCTCAGCTGAAACAAATGGCAGACAAACCAGAAGTTGTAGAATTTTGGGATACAACAGCAGCTGATCCCAGGTTTCTTGTTTGGCTAAAGGCACAACGCAACTCTGTCCCTGTGCCATCACATTGGAGCGATAAGTTGCGATATATGCAAACTCGAAGAATATACGACAAACCAGTGTATAAGCTACCTTCTTATATAGAGGATACTAAAATAGCTGAAATCAGATCTGCTTTGATACAAAAAGAGGCTAACAAGACGCTTAGGCAGAAGCAAAGGGAAAAGGTTCGGCCTAAATCGCACAGAATGGACATTAACTATCAAGTAAGTGGATTAATAATGCATTGACAGTATTATATAGATACTTCACGACGCATTTTTCAAGTATGCTACGAAACCACCAATGACACGTTATGGTGATGTCTACTACGAAGGTAAGGAAATGGAACTTCGTATGCGTCATTATAAACCTGGGAAGATGAGTGACCGTTTAAAGAAGGCTCTTGGAGTTGGAGAAAATGCTCCTCCGCCATGGTTAATCAATATGCAGCGTTTTGGTCCACCGCCGAGTTACCCAAATCTTAAGATTCCAGGAGTCAATGCTCCACTACCTCAGGGCGCTTCATTTGGTTTTCACGCCGGAGGTTGGGGTCAATTACCAACAGACGATTCGGGGAACCCATTATTTGGATATATTGATTCTAATTACTATGAAGACAATCATATCAACAAAGACCTTTGGGGAGAACTTCCACCAGATGTCGAAGAAGAtaatgaagatgaagaCTCCGATTCATCTGAAGAAGCGCAGGAAGAAGGAAGTGAAGTTGTTGCGCCTGTGGCTGATGTACCTATCCCGGTAGTAGCTACAGGAGTTGACACCCCTCTGGAAGTGCGTTCAAACATAGATCCGCCACGTACATTGCCTAGGAAGGCATATACCGTACTCGAGCCGAAAGCGGGAAAAGGGAGCACAGGCTCGCTTTTTGGATCTCACGTTACATATTCCATGCCGCCAGTGGCAACTCCTATCACGCCTATTACCGGTAAACCTGGGACAGCAACTCCATTGGGTGGTCTAGTAACACCTTCGTTACAAATAGACAGCAATATTACGGCGCACGGTGTAATGCAACAACTTAAGTTCCATGAAACCAAGGCCAAGTTGGTACATGAAGCCGCTGGACAAGTTGTACCCGAAGCTACAGAGACGAGGCGTGtaaagaagaagaaggagtTCAAATTCTGAAATCCTCAATGATATGTTCACATAGATTAATGGATATTTAATCCTGAAAACTGTCTAAGCAATCATGGCTCTTATCTGTATTAACTTAATGGTCTGTATTGTGATGGCAGCAGCATCCCAAACGGCTGACCCTAAGATGGCCGCCACCTTTGATACCTTAGTAAACACGTACAGATTTGAGTGTAAACATAATCTATAATTTGCGATGTACCGCTCTTTATTCAAATCAAAAAAGCAAAGGGGTTGGGGAAAGTCCCTAGTCATTTACCGAATAAAGCTATACTATAAGAATCCATTAGGAAAGGTTTGTTTGTAACCCGGGGGTGTAATGATGCTGTAGTTTAACTTGTTCGGGGTTAAATAGATGGTGTCAGGTTGTCCCAAAGTATAATATACAAACAGTGAATAAATCATTTACAGAGGTCGTACAAACCTTGATCATTTTTAAGTACCATACAATACGACTATTTACAAAGTTACATGAGAAATCATAATTTGAACGGCTATAATTATACCCTCCAAAGTATGTAAACAGTCCTAATTTTGAAATTGAATATTGTATGATCCAGTGGCTTCGTCTTTGTTAACTTTAAAATTGTCTAAAGACAGGCCAACTTTTCCCAGCAGAGTATTTCCTAAGTCCTTCAACTTGCCTAGCATCTCTTCTTTTTCAGTGGCAAATTCCTTCTCAGctaaaacattatataagCAACGAATAGGCTATAGCAACTCTTAAAACATGTTGTTTGATTAAATCATGATTATACGTAGAACATACCTAGAATTTTCAATTTACTTAACCTAGGACTGTTTTGATGTGCTATAGATGCATCAAGCTTAATTGCCTTTTCTAAATCAGCTAATGCTTTTTGCTGCAGTCCTTTCTTTTCATATGCGACGCTGCGTCTGAGATATGCCTAAAACATATGAAAATGCATCAAAGACTAGAAAGATATAACGTGTAGACATCGGTAGATAACAAGGAAAACAAAACACAACTGTTGTCCGCACCATAtcatattataaataaatatatgtaaGATACAAAACTATATAAACAGCATTTTATGTGGTTTAAATCACATTTTTcatttaaaaaataaaaaatacCTTAACATAAGAAGGATCTAAGACTATTGCCTCCGTTGAATCCTCCAGTGCTGCATCATAGTCCTCAAATGCCAAGTTGCAAGCCGCACGATTGGCGAATAATTGCGATTTAAGACTGATATTGTCAGCATATTCGAGTCGCACAATGGCACTTGTGTACAACTCGCGTGCCCTAAAAATGTCACCCTCCTTGAATGCAACGTTACCCCGCTCCTTCA encodes:
- a CDS encoding splicing factor 3B subunit 2 family protein; protein product: MGQETIAQREDSTLIKELRKRNENTAKNYLKKLKRKKRTSQEQQSDVKAHGTLLKEKLREHFLEFEKRQQDAADIDVEYVTPESLDPEFQEVFQRFAQLERISLDLEPLPEEHVEDKDDGFDSSDEEEEDESRRTMSKKKKLKLMNRPTLAQLKQMADKPEVVEFWDTTAADPRFLVWLKAQRNSVPVPSHWSDKLRYMQTRRIYDKPVYKLPSYIEDTKIAEIRSALIQKEANKTLRQKQREKVRPKSHRMDINYQILHDAFFKYATKPPMTRYGDVYYEGKEMELRMRHYKPGKMSDRLKKALGVGENAPPPWLINMQRFGPPPSYPNLKIPGVNAPLPQGASFGFHAGGWGQLPTDDSGNPLFGYIDSNYYEDNHINKDLWGELPPDVEEDNEDEDSDSSEEAQEEGSEVVAPVADVPIPVVATGVDTPLEVRSNIDPPRTLPRKAYTVLEPKAGKGSTGSLFGSHVTYSMPPVATPITPITGKPGTATPLGGLVTPSLQIDSNITAHGVMQQLKFHETKAKLVHEAAGQVVPEATETRRVKKKKEFKF
- a CDS encoding Tetratricopeptide repeat protein 1 (TPR) family protein, which encodes MMDVSDVSLDSVGADLPPLEQEDKGVVGPLDAGSDPGGDREDVIQDDSCQLFGRNSPAFLKERGNVAFKEGDIFRARELYTSAIVRLEYADNISLKSQLFANRAACNLAFEDYDAALEDSTEAIVLDPSYVKAYLRRSVAYEKKGLQQKALADLEKAIKLDASIAHQNSPRLSKLKILAEKEFATEKEEMLGKLKDLGNTLLGKVGLSLDNFKVNKDEATGSYNIQFQN